A window from bacterium encodes these proteins:
- a CDS encoding flagellar basal body-associated FliL family protein gives MAEEAVKPKNKMVMWVVIGIVVIIAEILLSYVAVTKFLMPKPSQPAITEKVDNSDKQAQQDKPKKVDKKKSKTVHKPEKSKRPEDPDFAQIRGIYTLSDFVINPANSNGKHFFVLSAVFAFDDKSKEELIKKREPILKDKLISVLGRRTFEWFGENKNRDVIRGEMVAVAQKVLECSSGIHVYFTKYVLQ, from the coding sequence ATGGCAGAAGAAGCAGTAAAACCAAAAAATAAAATGGTTATGTGGGTTGTAATCGGAATTGTTGTAATTATAGCGGAAATACTATTGTCCTATGTGGCTGTTACAAAATTCCTCATGCCAAAACCTTCACAACCTGCAATTACGGAGAAGGTAGATAATTCAGATAAACAGGCGCAGCAGGATAAACCCAAGAAAGTGGACAAGAAAAAAAGTAAGACTGTGCATAAGCCTGAAAAAAGCAAAAGACCGGAAGATCCTGATTTTGCTCAAATACGGGGAATCTATACTTTATCTGATTTTGTAATAAATCCGGCAAATTCAAACGGGAAGCATTTTTTTGTTTTATCAGCTGTTTTTGCTTTTGATGATAAATCAAAAGAGGAGTTAATAAAAAAACGGGAACCTATTTTAAAGGATAAGTTGATTTCTGTATTAGGCAGGAGAACTTTTGAATGGTTTGGAGAGAATAAAAACAGAGATGTTATCAGAGGGGAGATGGTTGCTGTAGCACAAAAAGTTCTTGAGTGTTCATCGGGTATTCATGTTTATTTTACAAAATATGTCCTGCAATAA